Part of the Nostoc sp. ATCC 53789 genome, AGTATCTTTTATTAGTAGTCAGTCCCACAGCTGATAATCAAAAGCAGTTGCGTAGCGCCTTACCGCCTGAACTCAAAACCATTACCTGCAAATATCTCAACGAAACTGTGACGCGGATAGGGGGGTTTAAAAAGATTGATGATGCCAATCGATGGGCAAGGTATGTAAGTAATATTGTTGGCTTGTCTGCTATCATCACCACTCGACCAACAACGGCAGATGTAAAGCCGCCACAAACACAGCCACAACTACAGCAACAGCCACTTCAGCAAACAGTTAACTATAATCCTCAAGCATTAGGAGAGGGTTATGCAGTTTTGGTAGATTATTACAATCGTCCTGAACTAGTAAATAGCGTGCAGCAAGCAGTAGGAGGTAACGTAGGTTTTGTTTCTTATGGACAACGCCCTTACTTGTTAGCAGTTTATACCACCAATCAAAGTGAAGCATACAATACATTGCAGAAGCTGAACAATGGCGGTTTTGTTGCCAGCATAGTAGATAGCCGTAAAGTGATTCTGCTGCGCTCAACTGTGCGATTGTAGTGATATTAAGTTTTCTAGAATACTGATGCGATCTACCAAGTTGGTAATTTGTCAGTTGACAAATTACCAGTTCCCAATTAAAAATAGTCGCTCAAACAAGGATGTATTGCCCTAGTTTAAATAAGCAAAACTAGCTAACCAACAGATGGTTATACCCAAAGCCGACCCAGCTATTACCTGAACTGGTGTATGTCCAAGTAATTCCTTCAGACGGTCTTGGCTAAAGTCTGGTTTTTCATGAAATAATTCATCAATCATTTGATTGAGGATACGAGCTTGCTTACCAGCCGCTTGGCGAACTCCGGCTGCATCATACATGACAATGATGGCAAAAACCATCGCAAGGGCAAAATCAGGAGATGCCCAACCAAGTGTTTGCCCGACACCAGCCGCTAGAGCTGTAACTAAAGCTGAATGGGCACTGGGCATACCTCCAGTTGTCACCAAAACACGGATATTCAGTTTGCGATTTTTGACGATCTCGACTACGAGCTTTAATGCTTGAGCAATTAAACAAGCGACCAGAGCAACCAGCAGCACCCGGTTGTCTAAAATGTTGCCTATGTCCTGCATGGTATTTTGGTTAGGTTAGTAAATATTAGCAGCGGTTGTTGGTTGAGGAAACATTTAGATTCAACCCAAAATCCAAAATTAACCTAGTACATCACGGCGGAAACAGATCAATTATTCAAAATTGTCTAAAAGCTGATTAAATAAGCTTTTTGAACTTTGAATTTTCAATTCTGCTGGGCGGTAGTAGTACAGTATCGTGTAAATAAACCACCCATTCCCAATCAATGAAACCCTTACGGTATAAGAATTTAGAATCCCGCAAAGCGTTGCTAGTTATTGCGGCTAGTAATAAAATGAGCGATCGCTTGGAGTGGCTTGGCTCTGTCTCCAAATGGTTCTAATTCTGCACAAGCTACTTTAACTAGCTCTTGGGCTTTTAAGCGCGATTCTTCAAGTCCCCAAAGGCTAGGATAGGTCACTTTCTTCGCTTGTTGGTCTTTACCAGCTGTTTTGCCTAATTGCTCTTTTGTAGAAGTGATATCCAGAATATCATCTATGATTTGGAATGCTAGCCCAATATTTTCAGCATAACGGGTCAGTCGCTGCACGTCTTCAGTTGATGCCCCAGCGATGATCCCGCCAGAAACTACGCAAGCTTCCAAAAGGGCGGATGTTTTGTGTCTATGAATGAAATTTAGCGTTTCTAGAGAAATATCTGATTTCCCCTCACACTCCAAATCGACAACTTGACCACCGACCAAACCAGCTGCCCCCAGCGCCCGGCCAAGACGAACAATTACCTGCAAGGTTAGCTCTCTGTTAACGCTTTGGGGGGTTTTAAGGGCAACTAACTCAAAAGCGAGTGCTAACAAGCCGTCTCCAGCCAAAATCGCCACATCTTCGCCATAGACTTTATGATTTGTCAGCTTTCCCCGACGGTAATCGTCATTATCCATCGCTGGAAGGTCATCATGAATCAAAGACATTGTGTGGATCATCTCCACAGCACAAGCCGTTGGCATAGCCATTTCGATAGTGCCGCCCATCATTTCACAGGTAGCAAGACAAAGAATGGGACGTACACGCTTGCCGCCAGCTAATAACGAGTAGCGCATCGCCTCATAAATCTTTTCTGGATAAATGATGGGGATAGCCTGATCTAAAGCATTATCACAAAGCTTTTGTCGTTCTTTGAGATAGGCTACTAAGTTAAATGTGGCTTCCTCTGGTGGTGTCTTTTGAACGTTATCAGTTGCTACCATTCTTCAATTCCTGACACTTTGGGATTTTTGTCTTATACGTCACAATTTTAAGGTGCTGTGGGGCTGAAAAAATGAAGAGTTCACAATTATGAGTTAGGAATTAGGAGTTAGGAGTTGAGATGCGATTAATCGCGTCTGTACAAGAGTTAGGATTAATAATTCTTAACTTTTAACTCATCACTCTCTTTCATTTTCTTGCTGCTCTGGAATAGCTGGTGAAGGTATTTTGTAACAATATGGCAACAGTCATAGGGCCAACACCACCAGGAACGGGGGTGATAAATCCTGCTACACCAGCAGTTGATTCAAAGTCAACATCGCCAATTAAGCGACTTTTGCCACTAGCATCGGTGACACGATTCATTCCCACATCTACCACAACAGCACCTGGTTTTACCATATCAGCAGTGATGAGTCCGGGACGACCTGCTGCTGCAATTAGAATATCAGCATTTTGGGTGATGCTTTTGAGGTCATGCGATCGCGAGTGAGCGATCGTGACTGTAGCATCAGCTTCTAGTAGCATCAGCGCCATAGGTTTACCCACCAAAATACTCCGTCCCACCACTACTGCCTGTTTTCCTTGCAATGGAATCTCATATTCCTGCAAAAGCCGCATCACACCATCCGGGGTGCAGCTGCGTAAACCGATTTCTCCGCGAACTAGTCGCCCTAAGTTAACTGGGTGCAGTCCATCAGCATCTTTATCGGGATCAATTTGATGTAGTAGAGCCACAGCATCCAAGTGGTCAGGTAAGGGCAGCTGCACAAGAATTCCATCCACCCGTTCATCATGGTTTAGTGCAGCAATTACCTCTTGTAATTCCCCAAAGGTAGTTTCGGCAGGAAAATGCTTACCAAAAGAGGCGATGCCAACTTTTGCACAGGCTTTTTCTTTATTGCGGACATAAGCGGCTGACGCTGGGTTATCACCAACCATTAACACTGCTAAACCAGGGGGTCGTCCCATTTCTGGTTGTAATTGTGTAATTGCTACAGAAAGTTGTTGCTGAATTTTTGCTGCTATTGCTTTACCATCAAGGAGTTTGGCAGTTTTTGTTTCCATGAAAATTCCCAATTATAAATTAATTCGCTTTTTATCCAAAAGTCTAGAGTAAAAATATTGCTTATTGACTTTTAACTATTATTGTGTATCTGCTTGATGTCGTAGCGTTTCTCTCACAGTCAATCCATAATGCTTATTTTCTCAGATCAACGGCTTTATCTGAAGAATAAAGAATTGCAGGATGAAATTCAGAACATTTTTTGCTCAGTTGAGAGCGTGTTTCTGAAACCACAGAGAAAGAATATTATAAATGGGAACTGACCTCATGAAACTGGCGACAAAGCAAGCAGTGAAGCAAAAATTTGCTCAATCAGTGGCTTTCATGCAACAAACAAGAAATTTGTCCCTTTCGTTCTTATCCGTGCATAGTATTGTTTCTTACCGCCTGGGGTTGATTTCTTTATTGGTGGTAGGACTTTGTAGTTGTGGTAGTTTAACCTCATCTGGCTTGAATGGGACTAATTTCCAAATTGGTAGCAATGTCACGCCAATTCGAGAAATTAAGCCAGAACAAGACAATCGGGCTATAGTTTACATCCAAGGTCAGGTAGAAAAACAAGCTCCTCTGATGAAGCAATGGGCTTATCAAATTAATGACTCTACTGGCAAAATTTGGGTTGTCACCAATCAAAAAAATCTAGCGAAGGGAGCGCAAGTGGTGATTAAGGGTAAAATTCGCTACCAAAGCATCCCTTTAGGTGGTAAAGAATTGGGGGAAGTTTATCTAGAAGAAGAGTAATCAGCAATTAAAAATTAATAATATATGAACAATCAACCGGTGCATGTAGCGATCGCAATTCTCTATCAAGAAAACAAGTTTCTTATGCAACTACGCGACAACATCCCCGGTATTCTCTACCCTGGTTACTGGGCGCTATTTGGCGGTCATATCGAACCTGGTGAAACGCCAGATATCGCAGTGAAACGAGAAATTTTAGAAGAAATCGGCTATGAGCTACCACCCTTTGTAGAATTTGGCTGTTATACCGACGAAAGAGTTGTCCGTCATGTCTTTCATGCACCATTATTGGTGGAATTAAATCAACTGGTTTTAAATGAAGGCTGGGATATGGGATTATTGACCCCAGAAGATATTCACCAAGGTAACTGTTATTCGCAAAACGCCCGCGAAGTACGCCCTTTGGGGAATACACATCGGCAAATTATGTTGGATTTTATGGAGAGAAATCAATCTTAATGGGAATTGGGAATTGGGAAGAGGACTTGGGGACAAGGGGAAAGACTTGTTTCAAGTTCTCACCTCTTGTCCCTTTGTCCCCTGCCCCCTGCCCCCCTGCCTCCTCTCCTAGAAGCCAAAATAAAGTTATAACTCTTGTGGAGTCATCACTAATGCAATCAGCAAACAAACTACCGCGATGGTTAACTATAGGATTGGCATTTCCGATTATTATTCTCAACGGTTGGTTATTGCTCCAGGTGGTGCAGTATTTTCAGCCATTGATTAGTATTATTGCCGCCGCCATTCTACTGGCATTTGTCTTGAACTATCCAATCCAGTTTTTGCAAGAACAAGGGGTAAAACGTAACCTAGCGATCGCAGGAGTGTTGCTTTTAACTCTAGTAATTTTAGTAGCTTTAGGCATTACCTTAGTTCCCCTAATTATCCAACAACTCGTTGAGCTAGCCAATATTTTGCCAAGTTGGATTGATTCTGGTACTCAGCAACTCCAAACTTTCCAGGATTGGGCGTTAAGTCAGCAACAGCTTCCTATTAATTTAAGTGGGTTATTTACCCAAGTTCTGGAACGATTATCTAACCAACTTCAGTCTTTCACTGGTAGAATTCTTGGTTTTGCCGTTGATACCATTGGTATTGTTCTCAATGTGTTGCTGGCGGTAGTGCTAACTGTCTATCTAATATTAAACGGCGAACGTCTTTGGGACGGAATATTTCAGTGGTTTCCCCATAACATTGGGTTAAGATTGCGAGAATTACTGCGAGAAGACTTCCACAATTACTTTATCGGTCAAGCAACATTGGGAGCCGTATTAGGGGTGACAATTACACTGGCATTCTTGACGCTGCGAGTTCCCTTGGCTTTACTTTTTGGCATCGGGATTGGTTTATTTTCTCTCTTCCCCTTTGGTACAGGATTCGGCATTGCCATAGTAAGCCTTTTGGTGGCATTGCAAAACTTT contains:
- the folD gene encoding bifunctional methylenetetrahydrofolate dehydrogenase/methenyltetrahydrofolate cyclohydrolase FolD — translated: METKTAKLLDGKAIAAKIQQQLSVAITQLQPEMGRPPGLAVLMVGDNPASAAYVRNKEKACAKVGIASFGKHFPAETTFGELQEVIAALNHDERVDGILVQLPLPDHLDAVALLHQIDPDKDADGLHPVNLGRLVRGEIGLRSCTPDGVMRLLQEYEIPLQGKQAVVVGRSILVGKPMALMLLEADATVTIAHSRSHDLKSITQNADILIAAAGRPGLITADMVKPGAVVVDVGMNRVTDASGKSRLIGDVDFESTAGVAGFITPVPGGVGPMTVAILLQNTFTSYSRAARK
- the crtE gene encoding geranylgeranyl diphosphate synthase CrtE, coding for MVATDNVQKTPPEEATFNLVAYLKERQKLCDNALDQAIPIIYPEKIYEAMRYSLLAGGKRVRPILCLATCEMMGGTIEMAMPTACAVEMIHTMSLIHDDLPAMDNDDYRRGKLTNHKVYGEDVAILAGDGLLALAFELVALKTPQSVNRELTLQVIVRLGRALGAAGLVGGQVVDLECEGKSDISLETLNFIHRHKTSALLEACVVSGGIIAGASTEDVQRLTRYAENIGLAFQIIDDILDITSTKEQLGKTAGKDQQAKKVTYPSLWGLEESRLKAQELVKVACAELEPFGDRAKPLQAIAHFITSRNN
- a CDS encoding divergent PAP2 family protein, translating into MQDIGNILDNRVLLVALVACLIAQALKLVVEIVKNRKLNIRVLVTTGGMPSAHSALVTALAAGVGQTLGWASPDFALAMVFAIIVMYDAAGVRQAAGKQARILNQMIDELFHEKPDFSQDRLKELLGHTPVQVIAGSALGITICWLASFAYLN
- a CDS encoding NUDIX hydrolase; its protein translation is MNNQPVHVAIAILYQENKFLMQLRDNIPGILYPGYWALFGGHIEPGETPDIAVKREILEEIGYELPPFVEFGCYTDERVVRHVFHAPLLVELNQLVLNEGWDMGLLTPEDIHQGNCYSQNAREVRPLGNTHRQIMLDFMERNQS
- a CDS encoding AI-2E family transporter, with translation MQSANKLPRWLTIGLAFPIIILNGWLLLQVVQYFQPLISIIAAAILLAFVLNYPIQFLQEQGVKRNLAIAGVLLLTLVILVALGITLVPLIIQQLVELANILPSWIDSGTQQLQTFQDWALSQQQLPINLSGLFTQVLERLSNQLQSFTGRILGFAVDTIGIVLNVLLAVVLTVYLILNGERLWDGIFQWFPHNIGLRLRELLREDFHNYFIGQATLGAVLGVTITLAFLTLRVPLALLFGIGIGLFSLFPFGTGFGIAIVSLLVALQNFWLGVEVLGIAVAIDQVNSNFVAPRILGNLTGLNPVWVVISLLLGAKLGGVLGLLIAIPIASFIKDTTDSWQAGEFNKIDDIVSEPVTVTSETAGTYS